In one Nocardioides luteus genomic region, the following are encoded:
- a CDS encoding SDR family NAD(P)-dependent oxidoreductase, translated as MTDLSGRTALVTGGAQGLGEGMARTLAAAGAKVAVADVKDDQGAKVAESIGGTFVRLDVTDDASWEAGVAAAVDGLGGLDILVNNAGVEITSLVTELDPADIKKMLEVNVLGTALGLKHGLRTMRPDGAAGNGGVIVNVASVAATIAFPGISVYSATKSAVDRLTRVAAMESGKLGYGVRVNCIYPGLVPTEMGAGLANDVAQLGLFESPEAAVGGVVELTPSGRLGTVEDMADAVVFLASDQARFINGVGLPVDGGMGM; from the coding sequence ATGACCGATCTGAGCGGACGCACAGCACTCGTCACCGGCGGAGCCCAAGGCCTGGGCGAGGGGATGGCCCGCACGCTGGCCGCCGCCGGCGCCAAGGTCGCCGTCGCAGACGTGAAGGACGACCAGGGCGCGAAGGTGGCCGAGTCCATCGGCGGCACCTTCGTGCGCCTCGACGTCACCGACGACGCCTCCTGGGAGGCGGGCGTCGCCGCAGCCGTCGACGGCCTCGGCGGGCTCGACATCCTGGTCAACAACGCCGGCGTGGAGATCACCAGCCTCGTCACCGAGCTCGACCCCGCCGACATCAAGAAGATGCTCGAGGTCAACGTGCTCGGCACGGCCCTCGGCCTCAAGCACGGCCTTCGGACGATGCGGCCCGACGGCGCTGCCGGCAACGGCGGCGTGATCGTCAACGTCGCCTCGGTCGCCGCCACCATCGCCTTCCCCGGCATCTCGGTCTACTCGGCCACCAAGAGCGCCGTCGACCGGCTGACCCGGGTGGCCGCGATGGAGAGCGGAAAGCTCGGCTACGGCGTACGCGTCAACTGCATCTACCCCGGCCTCGTCCCCACCGAGATGGGCGCCGGACTGGCCAACGACGTGGCGCAGCTGGGTCTGTTCGAGTCTCCGGAAGCCGCCGTGGGCGGCGTCGTCGAGCTGACCCCGTCGGGCCGGCTCGGCACGGTCGAGGACATGGCCGACGCGGTCGTCTTCCTCGCCTCCGACCAGGCGAGGTTCATCAACGGAGTCGGCCTGCCGGTCGACGGTGGAATGGGGATGTGA
- a CDS encoding DUF5938 domain-containing protein, which produces MSDNKPVVVYGASGYTGRLVCEYLRELGVPFVAAGRSKDKLVDSMTSHVPGIETADYEIAEVEHTVEALTELLTGARVVLNTVGPFSQYGPEVVEAALAAGVHYTDTTGEQDWLITCDEKYGADYAEKGLLLAPGIAQMYTTGEIAAEICLEQPGLDTLDIAVFWGGSPTIASTRTILVNAATSKAHYLEQNAYVEFDPTAGLVPLVVPGQHELALSLPWGGTSHPVWYRRDPKVANCKAQGGVFNAALMNGVPQIVAGALEATKDMDPEQRDEALTATAAQVMNQMPPRENPRLNKSLDSVHASGPLGRAHCVIHGNQNYKQTGLLQAYVAYSLLQQPPRRVGFASGCQAFGHRELLGQLQAFGLVSEPVVTRQRG; this is translated from the coding sequence ATGAGTGACAACAAGCCCGTCGTCGTCTACGGCGCCTCCGGCTACACCGGCCGGCTGGTCTGTGAATACCTGCGCGAGCTCGGCGTGCCGTTCGTGGCCGCCGGCCGCTCGAAGGACAAGCTGGTCGACTCGATGACCTCCCACGTCCCCGGCATCGAGACCGCCGACTACGAGATCGCCGAGGTCGAGCACACCGTCGAGGCGCTCACCGAGCTGCTCACCGGCGCGCGCGTCGTCCTCAACACCGTCGGCCCGTTCTCCCAGTACGGCCCCGAGGTCGTCGAGGCCGCCCTGGCCGCCGGTGTCCACTACACCGACACCACCGGCGAGCAGGACTGGCTGATCACCTGCGACGAGAAGTACGGCGCCGACTACGCGGAGAAGGGGCTGCTGCTCGCGCCGGGCATCGCGCAGATGTACACCACCGGCGAGATCGCCGCCGAGATCTGCCTCGAGCAGCCCGGCCTCGACACCCTCGACATCGCGGTCTTCTGGGGCGGCTCCCCCACGATCGCCTCGACCCGCACGATTCTGGTCAACGCGGCCACCTCGAAGGCGCACTACCTGGAGCAGAACGCGTACGTCGAGTTCGACCCGACCGCAGGCCTGGTCCCGCTCGTGGTGCCGGGCCAGCACGAGCTCGCGCTCTCGCTGCCGTGGGGCGGCACCTCCCACCCGGTCTGGTACCGGCGCGACCCGAAGGTGGCCAACTGCAAGGCGCAGGGCGGGGTCTTCAACGCCGCCCTGATGAACGGGGTGCCGCAGATCGTCGCGGGCGCGCTGGAGGCGACCAAGGACATGGACCCCGAGCAGCGCGACGAGGCGCTGACCGCCACGGCGGCCCAGGTCATGAACCAGATGCCGCCGCGCGAGAACCCGCGGCTCAACAAGTCGCTCGACTCGGTGCACGCCTCCGGCCCGCTCGGCCGCGCGCACTGCGTCATCCACGGCAACCAGAACTACAAGCAGACCGGGCTGCTGCAGGCGTACGTCGCCTACTCGCTGCTGCAGCAGCCGCCTCGACGGGTCGGGTTCGCCTCCGGCTGCCAGGCGTTCGGCCACCGCGAGCTCCTCGGCCAGCTGCAGGCCTTCGGGCTGGTCTCGGAGCCGGTCGTGACCCGGCAGCGCGGCTGA
- a CDS encoding acyl-CoA synthetase produces MRLVDYLDKGASLGGDAPCLVCGEDTWTYAEVVDLSVRVAAGLQARGVAPGAKVAILSANDPVAFASVFGISRAGGVWCPINPRSEAAENRELLDLFGCSVLIFQSAFAGLVDQIRGDLPELTTLVCLDATHDWAIGWDDFLGSPDGFEPVEVEDDLAMVVGTGGTTGRPKGVMLTGTNLETMTAITLMAYPWPAAPTRPTYLALAPLTHAAGVLCFPVLCLGGTIVVMRTPDVGAFLEHIERHHVTHTFLPPTLIYLVLDHPALASTDLRSLRCFWYGAAPMSATRLEEALTRIGPVMAQLFGQTEAPMMIATMSPADHFHADGTVATERLSSAGRPAPLVTVSIMDERGTLLGSGERGEIVVRSSLVMRGYLDNPDATAEASAHGWHHTGDIGFLDEHGFLHIVDRAKDMVITGGFNVYSTEVEQALMTHPAIADCAVVGLPDEKWGERVTAVVLPRPGAEVDVAELKAYVKERIGAVKTPKQIEVWPDLPRSKVGKVLKTEIKKSLTRP; encoded by the coding sequence ATGCGGCTCGTCGACTACCTGGACAAGGGTGCCTCGCTGGGAGGCGACGCGCCCTGTCTCGTCTGCGGCGAGGACACCTGGACGTACGCCGAGGTCGTCGATCTCTCGGTACGCGTCGCCGCGGGCCTGCAGGCCCGCGGCGTCGCGCCCGGGGCGAAGGTCGCCATCCTCTCGGCCAACGACCCGGTCGCCTTCGCCTCCGTCTTCGGGATCAGCCGCGCCGGGGGCGTCTGGTGCCCGATCAACCCGCGCAGCGAGGCGGCGGAGAACCGGGAGCTCCTCGACCTGTTCGGCTGCTCGGTCCTGATCTTCCAGTCGGCCTTCGCCGGCCTCGTCGACCAGATCCGTGGCGACCTCCCCGAGCTGACCACCCTGGTCTGCCTCGACGCGACCCACGACTGGGCGATCGGCTGGGACGACTTCCTCGGCTCCCCCGACGGGTTCGAGCCCGTCGAGGTCGAGGACGACCTGGCCATGGTCGTCGGCACCGGCGGGACCACGGGGCGGCCCAAGGGCGTGATGCTCACCGGCACCAACCTGGAGACGATGACGGCGATCACGCTGATGGCCTATCCGTGGCCGGCCGCACCGACCCGTCCGACCTACCTCGCGCTCGCACCGCTCACCCACGCCGCCGGGGTGCTCTGCTTCCCGGTGCTGTGCCTGGGCGGGACGATCGTGGTGATGCGTACGCCGGACGTGGGCGCGTTCCTCGAGCACATCGAGCGTCACCACGTCACCCACACGTTCCTGCCACCGACGCTGATCTACCTGGTGCTGGACCATCCAGCGCTGGCCTCGACCGATCTGAGGTCGCTGCGCTGCTTCTGGTACGGCGCGGCGCCGATGTCGGCGACGCGCCTGGAGGAGGCGCTGACCCGGATCGGTCCGGTGATGGCGCAGCTGTTCGGGCAGACCGAGGCGCCGATGATGATCGCGACCATGTCGCCCGCGGACCACTTCCACGCCGACGGGACGGTCGCCACCGAGCGCCTCTCCTCGGCCGGTCGTCCGGCGCCGCTGGTGACCGTCTCGATCATGGACGAGCGCGGCACGCTGCTCGGCTCCGGGGAGCGGGGCGAGATCGTCGTACGCAGCTCCCTGGTCATGCGCGGCTACCTCGACAACCCCGACGCCACCGCCGAGGCGAGCGCCCACGGCTGGCACCACACCGGCGACATCGGGTTCCTCGACGAGCACGGCTTCCTGCACATCGTCGACCGCGCCAAGGACATGGTGATCACCGGTGGTTTCAACGTCTACTCCACCGAGGTCGAGCAGGCGCTGATGACGCATCCCGCGATCGCCGACTGTGCGGTGGTCGGGCTGCCCGACGAGAAGTGGGGCGAGCGCGTCACCGCCGTCGTTCTCCCCCGGCCCGGTGCCGAGGTCGACGTCGCCGAGCTGAAGGCGTACGTCAAGGAGCGCATCGGCGCGGTCAAGACCCCCAAGCAGATCGAGGTCTGGCCGGACCTGCCCCGCTCGAAGGTCGGCAAGGTCCTCAAGACCGAGATCAAGAAGAGCCTGACTCGGCCGTGA
- a CDS encoding pyridoxamine 5'-phosphate oxidase family protein, which translates to MHETDEEIADLQRLLDASIGRASGHLTGIVTDKQRLNARQLVTELTGMKVLVLATVTARGEPRTSCVDGHFVHGRWLFGTSPTAVKAKHMLARPAVSATHVDGERIGVFTHGQAHVVSEGPEFEAHNTYFTEYYGSDPQTWEGPGVVYATIEPTWMVAYAADPGAFPEA; encoded by the coding sequence GTGCACGAGACAGATGAAGAGATCGCCGACCTGCAACGCCTCCTGGACGCCTCGATCGGCCGCGCGAGCGGCCACCTGACCGGCATCGTCACCGACAAGCAGCGCCTGAACGCCCGTCAGCTCGTCACCGAGCTGACGGGCATGAAGGTGCTGGTGCTGGCCACCGTCACCGCTCGCGGCGAACCGCGGACGAGCTGCGTCGACGGCCACTTCGTCCACGGGCGCTGGCTGTTCGGTACCTCGCCCACCGCGGTCAAGGCCAAGCACATGCTCGCCCGGCCGGCGGTCAGCGCCACCCACGTCGACGGCGAGCGCATCGGCGTCTTCACCCATGGACAGGCGCACGTGGTCTCCGAGGGACCCGAGTTCGAGGCCCACAACACCTACTTCACCGAGTACTACGGCTCCGACCCGCAGACCTGGGAGGGACCCGGCGTCGTCTACGCCACCATCGAGCCGACCTGGATGGTGGCGTACGCCGCGGATCCTGGCGCGTTCCCGGAGGCCTGA
- a CDS encoding acyl-CoA thioesterase codes for MTTVYEFTPRYFEVDMQGVMFNSWYLGYVDEAMNHFIDARGVPYSRWKELGVDAHLAHADLDWKVGIGFGDRVQVPVRTTRIGTKSFTLEFEFRRGEEVACAVSVVYVIVATDGSGTTAIPPEIVTAIS; via the coding sequence GTGACGACGGTCTACGAGTTCACGCCCCGCTACTTCGAGGTCGACATGCAGGGGGTGATGTTCAACAGCTGGTACCTCGGCTACGTCGACGAGGCGATGAACCATTTCATCGACGCCCGCGGGGTGCCCTACTCCCGCTGGAAGGAGCTGGGGGTCGACGCCCACCTCGCCCACGCCGACCTCGACTGGAAGGTCGGGATCGGCTTCGGCGACCGAGTCCAGGTGCCGGTGCGGACCACCCGGATCGGCACCAAGAGCTTCACGCTCGAGTTCGAGTTCCGCCGGGGCGAGGAGGTGGCCTGCGCCGTGTCGGTCGTCTACGTGATCGTCGCGACCGACGGCTCGGGCACCACCGCCATCCCGCCCGAGATCGTCACCGCGATCAGCTAG
- the fahA gene encoding fumarylacetoacetase — MTSWLDIGDSLFGLEALPYATFRTAADPTPRLGVRIGDLVLDVAASAEGLADVCAGGLDGLLAAGPEAWARVRAEVTRLLSDPGSEAVVRPHLVPIEEADLLLPFTVADYVDFYASEHHASNVGKMFRPDSEPLTPNWKHLPIGYHGRSGTVVVSGTDVVRPTGLRKTPDGIVDGPSIRLDIEAELGFVVGVGSDRGTPVPLREAAGHIFGITLLNDWSARDIQAWEYVPLGPFLGKSFATSISPWVLPLAALEAARVSPPARDVPLTGYLDDSTLDPWGLDLALEVRLNGTLVAEPPYAAMYWTAPQMLAHMTANGASLRVGDLFASGTISGPEPGQRGSFLELSWSGAEPFKLDDGSVRTFLEDGDEVTITATAPAAGGGRIALGEVTGRILPAKDRR; from the coding sequence GTGACGTCGTGGCTGGACATCGGTGACAGTCTGTTCGGCCTCGAGGCGCTTCCGTACGCCACCTTCCGCACCGCCGCAGATCCGACCCCGCGACTCGGGGTGCGGATCGGTGACCTCGTGCTCGACGTCGCGGCGTCGGCCGAGGGTCTCGCCGACGTGTGCGCGGGCGGGCTCGACGGCCTGCTCGCGGCCGGCCCGGAGGCATGGGCGCGGGTGCGTGCGGAGGTGACCCGGCTGCTCAGCGACCCCGGGAGCGAGGCCGTGGTGCGCCCGCACCTGGTGCCGATCGAGGAGGCCGACCTGCTGCTGCCGTTCACGGTCGCCGACTACGTCGACTTCTACGCCTCCGAGCACCACGCGTCCAACGTCGGGAAGATGTTCCGCCCCGACTCCGAGCCGCTGACCCCCAACTGGAAGCACCTGCCGATCGGCTACCACGGCCGCTCCGGCACCGTGGTCGTCTCCGGCACCGACGTCGTCCGGCCGACCGGGCTGCGCAAGACCCCCGACGGGATCGTCGACGGCCCCTCGATCCGGCTCGACATCGAGGCCGAGCTGGGGTTCGTGGTGGGCGTGGGCTCCGACCGGGGCACCCCGGTCCCGCTCCGCGAGGCCGCCGGCCACATCTTCGGGATCACGCTCCTCAACGACTGGTCGGCGCGCGACATCCAGGCCTGGGAGTACGTCCCGCTGGGCCCGTTCCTCGGCAAGTCGTTCGCGACCTCGATCTCGCCGTGGGTGCTCCCGCTGGCAGCACTCGAGGCGGCCCGGGTGAGCCCGCCGGCACGGGACGTTCCGCTGACCGGCTACCTGGACGACTCGACGCTGGACCCCTGGGGCCTCGACCTCGCCCTCGAGGTGCGGCTCAACGGGACGCTGGTGGCCGAGCCGCCCTACGCCGCGATGTACTGGACCGCCCCGCAGATGCTCGCGCACATGACCGCCAACGGCGCCTCGCTGCGCGTCGGCGACCTGTTCGCCAGCGGCACGATCAGCGGGCCCGAGCCGGGCCAGCGCGGCTCGTTCCTCGAGCTCAGCTGGTCGGGGGCCGAGCCGTTCAAGCTCGACGACGGGTCGGTGCGTACGTTCCTGGAGGACGGCGACGAGGTCACCATCACCGCCACCGCGCCGGCGGCCGGCGGCGGCCGGATCGCCCTCGGCGAGGTCACCGGCCGGATCCTGCCCGCGAAGGACCGCCGGTGA
- a CDS encoding homogentisate 1,2-dioxygenase codes for MAHYQQRGHIPPKRHTQHRDGEGNLYYEELMGEEGFSSDSSLLYHRHIPSAVKDVRIWELPDHGTTPNHPLRPMHLGLHDLFPGEDWKRHDAVTGRRLVLGNGDVRLHYAVAGETSPLYRNAIGDECVYVESGSGVVETVFGDLEVGEGDYVVIPRATTHRWVPSGDAPLRVYAIEANSHIAPPKRYLSRFGQFLEHAPYCERDLRLPTDPQTVDATEAEVYIKHRGPGAGGIAGSVHVTPHHPFDVVGWDGCLYPYVFNIADYMPITGKVHQPPPAHQVFEGNNFVICNFVPRKVDYHELAVPVPYYHSNVDSDEVMFYVGGDYEARKGSGIGIGSITLHPGGHAHGPQPGAMERSLGAEFFDELAVMVDTFRPLEVGEAGAAVDDGKYAWTWAGGRQ; via the coding sequence ATGGCGCATTACCAACAGCGCGGGCACATCCCGCCCAAGCGGCACACCCAACACCGCGACGGAGAAGGGAATCTCTACTACGAAGAGCTCATGGGCGAGGAAGGGTTCTCCTCGGACTCCTCCCTGCTCTACCACCGCCACATCCCCTCGGCGGTGAAGGACGTACGCATCTGGGAGCTGCCCGACCACGGCACCACCCCCAACCACCCCCTGCGCCCGATGCACCTCGGGCTGCACGATCTCTTCCCCGGTGAGGACTGGAAACGTCACGACGCGGTGACCGGCCGCCGGCTGGTGCTCGGCAACGGCGACGTACGCCTGCACTACGCGGTGGCGGGAGAGACCTCGCCGCTCTACCGCAACGCGATCGGCGACGAGTGTGTCTACGTCGAGTCCGGCAGCGGTGTCGTCGAGACGGTCTTCGGCGATCTGGAGGTCGGTGAGGGCGACTACGTGGTGATCCCGCGTGCCACCACCCACCGCTGGGTGCCGAGCGGAGACGCTCCGCTGCGGGTCTACGCGATCGAGGCCAACTCCCACATCGCCCCGCCGAAGCGCTACCTCTCGCGGTTCGGCCAGTTCCTCGAGCACGCTCCCTACTGCGAGCGCGACCTCCGGCTCCCGACCGACCCGCAGACGGTGGACGCGACCGAGGCGGAGGTCTACATCAAGCACCGCGGCCCGGGCGCAGGCGGCATCGCCGGCTCGGTCCACGTCACCCCGCACCACCCGTTCGACGTCGTCGGCTGGGACGGCTGCCTCTACCCCTACGTCTTCAACATCGCCGACTACATGCCGATCACCGGCAAGGTGCACCAGCCGCCGCCCGCGCACCAGGTCTTCGAGGGCAACAACTTCGTGATCTGCAACTTCGTGCCGCGCAAGGTGGACTACCACGAGCTCGCGGTGCCGGTGCCCTACTACCACTCCAACGTCGACTCCGACGAGGTCATGTTCTACGTCGGCGGCGACTACGAGGCCCGCAAGGGCTCCGGGATCGGCATCGGCTCGATCACCCTCCACCCCGGCGGCCACGCCCACGGCCCCCAGCCGGGCGCGATGGAGCGCAGCCTGGGCGCGGAGTTCTTCGACGAGCTCGCGGTCATGGTCGACACCTTCCGGCCGCTCGAGGTCGGCGAGGCCGGCGCCGCGGTCGACGACGGCAAGTACGCCTGGACCTGGGCGGGGGGCCGCCAGTGA